The genomic interval GATGTTGTGAgcaataaagattttattatcTTATTTAGTTGCTGAATGATCAACGTGCTGATTACTTTGCTGAGAGGTTAACACGTTACCAGTTTTTTGATTCGTTGATTTTAAAGtcacaataattttatctCTTGCAGTACAAACCCCTTAGGAAAATATCCTCCATTTCTCTACTAATTTCTTCGTCGTCTTCAAGTGGCGGTTGGTCTCTCCGTTTTATTCCTGGTTCACATCCGTAAGCATAAACAGAAATAAACCCCGGCTCAAGAAAATGGCTATCGGTTTTCACGTTAAATTGGCCTCTTTCCCGTCTGATCGGTTCAGTATGGAAGCTGAAGATAACAGTGATATcaattaatgtattttgtatacagggtggtcgtTTGTGAAGCTCAACTGCGTGGGTCTCGGCAATCATAAAAGATACGAGGTTGGTTAAATTGGCCGAAGTTGCCCAATTTgggttttcaaaaatatgccgcgttaaaatttgaataatttcgaTAACTTCTAGAGTTTTTCAAATCTGAAAGCAAACATAAATATcgcatttttgatttttcctttaatgactgactaataatttttcaaattttgaaacgatatacttttaaactcaaagttgtgtttgagaaaaaaaattagtattttttaagtttagcACTTCTACACAGGAGTATGTACAATGAgcatgaaataaataatatacaccaGATAATTGAAGAGATTAAGCAAAAAGTAACGTTTGATATTCAAATatggcttcaaattttgacagtCTTTAAACATCGACATGAGTCAAGTAGTTGGAAAATGGTCCATTGAATCGTTCCTTGAAATCTTGTCAGCATAAACATCGGGgtcaacattttttcttcattttgatcGTTGCTACATATCCACCCAGTCTTTTGTTTGCAAGAATTCTCGTTTCCAAACCGACAATAGCCGATATTTACAGTTTCATCGATAACACTTAAGCCATTACATCCTGCCTTTATGCAACTAAtaatacacacacacacttcGTACAATCGAATaacattttgagcattttttttaccCAATTCCGGCTTTCCTGAGTCGCAGAATCATGTTGCAAGTCTCTTCAGGGTTGGGAGATAGTGGTTCTCTCTGCCACTGATCGTCGTTAAACAGATTCACTCTCCCGCTTATTGTTAGATCGTTGAACAGAAGTCGCGTCTCCAAACTGTGATTGATGGGATTGAACGAACATCTATCGACCCGAACCTACATCAATTTTCCtctatataaacattttttagtttctatagactaaaaaaaaaaatcacttaccCAACTTTTATTGGGAGGTAAACGAACTCTCATGTCTGTCACATACATATCTAGCGGGGCAGTTCGTAAGGGTTTGTGGAGGGTATATCCACTGAGTCTTAACAGACGTTCCTTTGCCACTTGTCTTCGTCTAACAGTTTCCAGagctttttccattttttcgttGCACACCTTCCAAGGTTCCCTGTCTCTTTCGCGAAAATCTGGCGCAGGATAGACGTTGTTGGTGTCTTCTGTGGACGATTGGAGCGGAAGAGGGAATAGTGGAGGCGGTGGATATTTATCGTTTTGACGTGACTCTGTATCAGCTAAAAAATACTCaattgagatttttaaaatggcattttttgcAATCGCTCGATATTTAAATGTAGATTTTAAACGTAATTACTCTGCGTTCaaggaaacaaattatttattttgtagtgAAAGGATTCCGTGTCTATTGTTTACGTTAAATGTGTCCGTCATTTCATGCCAAATTTACTTCGCGATCGAAACGAGATTGCTCACTATAACGCTAGAGAAGCATTTGCAGCAGCGTCAACgataaaattacatatttatttttaaaaatggttcttaatcatatttttatgttgTATTGTGCTTCTaacaaaaaatctttaattttcacgtggatgaataatttcattttgattgGGTGCTGCTTCATTGATACTGTGTTACGATGTCGatggttagttcaggttagtgcAAACATGTATTGATCTTGACAAaaggcaactttttttaacagtttttgcAATGTCCTCTACGCCGGTTTACCCTacacattttgtttttaaagacTATTAAATATCATCCTCGGCTTAAAAAATCATGAGCCTGCGAACATGTTAATCATCGACATGAGCATATTTTTCAGTCATAcgtgtaaataattaaatttttatttaaaaaactaaattcgCGACCGTTAAGTCTTGAAGCCTGGAACACGATTTCAATTGCTTTGCTGTTTACACGAGGTATTTCACATGAGTCGTATGATATACTGCCATTTTTCCCCCAGTTGCAGTCACCCCCccgatatttttatttttcaaatttctacaTTTAAAACGTTCAATTTAACATCccgatttttattattattcatccGCATGATAGCTGTGATATCTTGAGGTCTTACCTGGTGGCTGAAATATTATTTCCACGTCCTCGGGTGACCTAATGGATGTCGTTAGGTCTGCCATACTAAGTGCCCATAGGAACCACATCCACTTCTGCTGGTACATAtcgaaatgttaaaaattagcCATCAACGGCTGGAAAACGAACAGAATACAGTTTTTTCAGATGTATTGAACTATTGGTGtcaatattatttcaaaatacaacGTATTTCTAAAATCGTTCTAAAGCTCGTACAAAAAACTCGATGCCCTGAAACGAACCCCACACAgaaacaaacaataattaataccTTATGGGTTATCCGAAGCAAGGACCTTAACATCCACAAAACGGCATATATATTGGGAGAGTTCTGGCGAAAGCGAACAAGAAATTTCT from Euwallacea fornicatus isolate EFF26 chromosome 17, ASM4011564v1, whole genome shotgun sequence carries:
- the LOC136344326 gene encoding uncharacterized protein isoform X2, encoding MYQQKWMWFLWALSMADLTTSIRSPEDVEIIFQPPADTESRQNDKYPPPPLFPLPLQSSTEDTNNVYPAPDFRERDREPWKVCNEKMEKALETVRRRQVAKERLLRLSGYTLHKPLRTAPLDMYVTDMRVRLPPNKSWVRVDRCSFNPINHSLETRLLFNDLTISGRVNLFNDDQWQREPLSPNPEETCNMILRLRKAGIGFHTEPIRRERGQFNVKTDSHFLEPGFISVYAYGCEPGIKRRDQPPLEDDEEISREMEDIFLRGIRSLLTSYMQRELQPAIKETLMKNMGYTVSYG
- the LOC136344326 gene encoding uncharacterized protein isoform X1, which codes for MLRSLLRITHKKWMWFLWALSMADLTTSIRSPEDVEIIFQPPADTESRQNDKYPPPPLFPLPLQSSTEDTNNVYPAPDFRERDREPWKVCNEKMEKALETVRRRQVAKERLLRLSGYTLHKPLRTAPLDMYVTDMRVRLPPNKSWVRVDRCSFNPINHSLETRLLFNDLTISGRVNLFNDDQWQREPLSPNPEETCNMILRLRKAGIGFHTEPIRRERGQFNVKTDSHFLEPGFISVYAYGCEPGIKRRDQPPLEDDEEISREMEDIFLRGIRSLLTSYMQRELQPAIKETLMKNMGYTVSYG